The following proteins come from a genomic window of Nostoc sp. ATCC 53789:
- a CDS encoding ATP-binding protein translates to MINLKRLKFLQKLQPKILVFTFGASLLPVFVLSSAVWQLVEQPLIELEKTRLDDQVLAFRGYTAATEKGLANLISSYANWTDLYNAVQHSDRGWIKKEVSTQLLFTTDLDVVKVIQSKNKEIIGSAGNQISNLPIVQAKIKYLNNQNKLSHELIDTGTQGLVLLGGSPIYRSDGTGKPFGTLIAGQLMDKVWLRQFLNYSQPTTRLEIISLDGKFFVSSSYDWKPDIWEKTYFDSQILPNISQKHSVYRIQPDLGLNTIYAPIYSGNKAIAIVKIQIVAKYFQEAKLTLTRLFWLGLSLAVLLSVLIANLLAQQISNPIIQLAKRSKTLAAGDLSSPIPNVKNGGEIGQLANAYQEMANSLTTLINNLEQRVAQRTQELELARQTLEERVQERTVELLQKNQELEMKTEQLHTALDNLKMAESHLIQTEKMSSLGNLVAGIAHEINNPINFIYANLTHINNYTQDLFNLIFRYQQRYSDPEIQTYTEKIELDYLIKDLPQIIASMDTGANRIQEIIFSLRNFSRHDEAEIKKVNLHEGIDSTLLLLQHRLNPHHDCPVIQVIKEYDNFPLIECYPRQLNQVFMQILLNAIDALELHSEQLDKKIIIQTKDTKNSVAIKIIDNGIGIDDKNISQVFDPFFTTKSVGKGIGLGLTVCYQIIQNHQGSIQVISQLNIKTEVIIELPYLLANNYES, encoded by the coding sequence ATGATAAACCTTAAAAGACTAAAATTTTTGCAAAAACTTCAACCCAAAATTCTAGTTTTTACATTTGGAGCATCTTTATTACCAGTTTTCGTTTTGAGCAGTGCAGTTTGGCAATTAGTAGAACAACCACTCATTGAACTAGAAAAAACTCGCCTTGATGATCAAGTTTTAGCTTTTCGTGGATATACAGCTGCTACAGAAAAGGGACTTGCAAATTTAATTTCTAGTTATGCTAATTGGACTGATTTGTATAATGCAGTTCAACATTCAGATCGAGGGTGGATAAAAAAAGAAGTTTCTACTCAACTATTATTCACGACTGATCTTGATGTAGTGAAGGTGATTCAGTCCAAAAACAAAGAGATAATTGGCTCTGCCGGAAATCAAATATCTAATCTCCCAATAGTACAAGCAAAAATCAAATATTTAAATAACCAGAATAAATTATCTCATGAGTTAATTGATACAGGGACACAAGGATTAGTATTGTTGGGAGGCTCACCTATTTACCGTAGTGATGGAACTGGAAAGCCATTCGGAACTTTAATTGCAGGACAGTTAATGGATAAAGTATGGCTCCGACAATTTTTAAATTATTCCCAGCCGACGACCAGACTGGAAATAATTTCTTTAGATGGAAAGTTTTTCGTCTCTAGTAGTTATGATTGGAAACCAGACATTTGGGAAAAAACTTATTTTGATTCTCAAATTTTACCAAATATTTCTCAAAAGCACTCTGTCTATCGGATTCAGCCAGATTTGGGATTAAATACAATTTATGCTCCCATATATTCTGGTAATAAGGCTATTGCTATTGTCAAGATTCAAATTGTAGCAAAATATTTTCAGGAGGCGAAGCTAACTCTTACCCGCTTGTTTTGGTTGGGGTTAAGTTTAGCAGTGCTACTGTCAGTGTTAATTGCTAATTTACTAGCTCAACAAATTAGTAACCCAATTATCCAACTTGCAAAGCGTAGTAAAACTTTAGCAGCAGGTGATTTGAGTAGCCCCATTCCTAATGTTAAAAATGGTGGTGAAATTGGGCAGTTGGCTAATGCTTACCAGGAAATGGCTAATTCTCTCACAACCCTAATCAATAATTTAGAGCAAAGGGTAGCGCAACGCACTCAAGAATTAGAACTAGCTCGTCAAACATTGGAAGAAAGAGTGCAAGAGCGGACAGTAGAACTTTTACAAAAAAATCAGGAACTAGAGATGAAAACTGAACAATTGCATACAGCTTTAGATAATTTAAAAATGGCAGAATCGCACTTAATTCAAACAGAAAAAATGTCTTCACTAGGTAATCTAGTTGCTGGTATTGCCCACGAAATTAATAATCCAATTAATTTTATTTATGCTAATCTCACTCACATCAACAACTATACTCAAGATTTATTCAATCTCATCTTCAGGTATCAGCAACGCTATTCAGATCCAGAGATTCAAACCTATACAGAAAAAATTGAACTTGATTATTTAATAAAAGATTTGCCTCAAATTATAGCTTCTATGGATACAGGCGCTAATCGAATTCAAGAGATTATTTTCTCTTTGAGAAATTTTTCTCGGCATGATGAAGCCGAGATCAAAAAAGTTAACCTTCATGAAGGAATTGATAGTACTTTGTTGCTGCTACAGCATCGTCTGAATCCTCATCATGATTGTCCAGTTATCCAGGTAATTAAAGAATATGACAATTTTCCCTTAATTGAGTGTTATCCTCGACAACTAAATCAAGTATTTATGCAGATTTTACTAAATGCGATAGATGCTTTGGAATTACATTCAGAACAGTTGGATAAAAAAATTATAATTCAAACTAAAGATACTAAAAATAGTGTGGCAATTAAAATTATTGATAATGGTATAGGTATAGATGATAAAAATATTTCCCAAGTATTTGATCCCTTTTTCACTACTAAATCTGTTGGTAAAGGTATAGGCTTAGGTTTAACTGTTTGCTATCAGATTATCCAAAATCATCAAGGAAGTATTCAAGTTATTTCGCAATTAAATATAAAAACCGAAGTCATTATTGAATTACCATACTTGCTTGCCAATAATTATGAATCCTGA